Proteins encoded in a region of the Chryseobacterium piperi genome:
- a CDS encoding acyl-CoA carboxylase subunit beta, producing the protein MDIEFNKREDQNRLKLSEINRLLAEIKKGGGEKKLQKLRDEGKMTARERIDYLLDKNSDSIEIGAFAGYEMYEEHGGCPSGGVVVVMGYVSGRQCIVVANDASVKAGAWFPITGKKNLRAQEIAMENKLPIIYLVDSAGVYLPMQDEIFPDKEHFGRIFRNNAKMSSMGIIQISAVMGSCVAGGAYLPIMSDEAMIVDKTGSIFLAGSYLVKAAIGESIDNETLGGATTHCSISGVTDYKAKDDKDALDRIKNIMKSIGSTEKAGFDRIESFPPKENPDHIFGIIPVSRADQYDTYDIIKCLVDNSEYEEYKPDYGKTIICATARVDGWSVGIVANQRKLVKSGKGEMQFGGVIYSDSADKATRFIANCNQRKIPLIFLQDVTGFMVGSKSEHGGIIKDGAKMVNAVANSVVPKFTVITGNSYGAGNYAMCGKAYDPRLIVAWPWADLAVMGGSQAAKVLAQIQESTLKKQGKEITEKERQEILDTISKKYQKQTEATYSAARLWTDAIINPTDTRKWISMGIEAANHTPITEKFNLGVIQV; encoded by the coding sequence ATGGATATTGAATTCAACAAACGGGAAGATCAAAATAGATTAAAATTATCTGAGATAAATCGTTTACTTGCTGAAATAAAAAAAGGAGGGGGAGAAAAGAAACTTCAAAAATTACGCGATGAAGGTAAAATGACCGCAAGGGAAAGAATCGATTACCTTCTTGATAAAAATTCAGATTCCATAGAAATAGGAGCATTTGCCGGTTACGAAATGTATGAAGAGCATGGTGGATGCCCAAGTGGTGGGGTCGTTGTTGTGATGGGTTACGTTTCCGGAAGACAATGTATCGTTGTAGCTAATGACGCTTCTGTAAAGGCCGGTGCATGGTTTCCTATTACAGGAAAGAAAAACCTGAGAGCTCAGGAAATCGCTATGGAGAATAAACTCCCTATTATTTACCTGGTAGATTCAGCAGGAGTATATCTTCCTATGCAGGATGAAATTTTCCCTGACAAAGAACATTTTGGCCGAATTTTCAGGAATAATGCGAAAATGAGTTCCATGGGAATTATACAAATCTCTGCAGTAATGGGCAGCTGTGTTGCAGGTGGGGCGTATTTACCTATTATGAGTGATGAAGCTATGATTGTAGATAAAACAGGTTCCATCTTCTTAGCCGGAAGTTACCTTGTAAAAGCTGCAATCGGAGAAAGTATCGATAATGAAACCTTAGGAGGAGCAACTACACACTGCTCAATTTCCGGAGTTACCGACTATAAAGCTAAAGACGATAAGGATGCTTTAGACAGAATTAAAAATATTATGAAATCTATCGGAAGTACTGAAAAAGCAGGATTTGATAGAATTGAAAGCTTCCCGCCTAAGGAAAACCCGGATCATATCTTTGGAATCATACCTGTTTCCAGAGCAGACCAGTATGATACTTATGACATTATAAAATGTTTAGTAGACAATTCAGAATACGAAGAATATAAACCAGATTACGGAAAGACGATTATTTGTGCTACAGCAAGAGTTGATGGGTGGTCTGTAGGGATTGTAGCCAATCAAAGAAAGTTGGTGAAAAGTGGAAAAGGAGAAATGCAATTTGGAGGAGTTATATATTCAGACTCAGCCGATAAAGCTACAAGATTTATTGCCAATTGTAATCAAAGAAAAATTCCGCTGATCTTTTTACAGGATGTTACCGGCTTTATGGTAGGTTCAAAATCTGAACATGGAGGAATCATTAAAGATGGCGCAAAAATGGTGAATGCAGTAGCTAATTCTGTAGTTCCTAAATTTACAGTTATCACCGGGAATTCTTATGGTGCCGGTAATTATGCAATGTGTGGAAAAGCTTACGATCCAAGATTAATCGTAGCATGGCCATGGGCTGATCTGGCTGTAATGGGGGGATCTCAAGCGGCAAAGGTTTTGGCACAAATTCAGGAATCTACTTTAAAAAAACAAGGTAAAGAAATTACAGAAAAAGAACGTCAGGAAATTTTAGATACCATTTCTAAAAAATACCAGAAACAAACAGAAGCTACTTATTCTGCAGCCAGATTATGGACTGATGCTATTATTAATCCTACAGATACCAGAAAATGGATTTCTATGGGAATTGAAGCAGCTAATCATACTCCTATTACAGAGAAGTTTAACCTAGGAGTTATCCAGGTCTGA